The Aedes albopictus strain Foshan chromosome 2, AalbF5, whole genome shotgun sequence region TTGTCCCACGGAGCAGATGGAAGCGGATCTCCTTACCAAGCCTTTGGGAGCGGTGAAGCTGAAGCAGTTGCGAGAAGCCATAGGGATTCTACCACATgatgttgaggaggagtgttaaaGCATCGAAGCAATCGGTGCTAATTTGAATTTGGCAACATCATGCCGTTGCTATGTATTTACCATAGCAACCATAGCTGTAGCACATAGAGCTGTAATAAAGAATTTTCATTAGTAGTTCAACCATTTACTGGACCACACGTGTTCAATTCATTTTCTCCCGGAAAAGTATCTTCCTTGCAGCCGAATCTCCAATACAGGATGACttgaagcgattggcccaggaccgagaccaatggaggcgaatgcttcattcggcgtagactcaccactacgagttgtagcccatcaagtatcaagtaagtacagGTCATCAAGGCGTTGGCGGGAAATCGCCCAGGATGCGAATCTTTCAATTCAGCCCACTGCACCACCACAGGTGAAAATGGCTATCATGGGAAGCTGATCAGCCAGACTCATcaataaagcaacgatggacgatgtgcgcAACTGCGTtatagggtttcgggtgaactatccatagAGATTCAAGATGTTtgaaggcgtttcagaaggtttcgaaAAACCCCTGGAATAGCCTTGAAACGCTCCGGAAAATCCAAAATCCTTAGGATGCCCAAAAACTTCTCCGTTGGATTTTAGATTGGATTTGCTGAAAATGGGATGCGTGAAAAGTTTTAACCATTGTTGAAAAaatcgaccgagaatcgaaccatGATGAGGGCTACAATACACGTGTTTAACACTTGaacattgccggggcccgtggcgtagggGTCAcatgttcgcttcataagcggatagtcatgggttcaatcccaccCTGGTACATTGTCAGTTgcacatgtactttgtttttgaggcattcaccaccagtccgacctttgctgcttcgcgtttcaggcgggtgtacaattctgccacctttccaaatgttctagctataatgtccatgtcgtccgcaaagcacacaaattgaccggattttgtgaaaatcgttccccggctgttgagcccggctcgtcgcatcacaccttccagagcgatgttgaagagtagacatgagagtccgtcaccttgtcgcagtccccggcgagattcgaatgagctggatagttcacccgaaaccattacgcagttttgcacaccgtccatcgttgctttaatcagtctagtcagcttcccaggaaagccgtttgtccatgattctccatagctctgcgcggtcgctactgtcgtatgccgctttgaagtcgatgaacaggttatACGTTGggtcctggtattcacggcatttctggaggatttgccgtacggtaaagatctgatccgttgtcgaccggccgtcgatgaagccggcttgataacttcccacgaactcatttgttttaggtgacagacgacggaagatgatctgggatagcactttgtaggcagcattcaaaatagtgatcgccctgaagttctcacattccaaatggtcgcctttcttgtgaatggggcagattaccccttccttccactcctccggtagctgttcggtttcccagatcctgactatcagccgatgcagacaggtggccaacttttctgggcccatcttgatgagttcagctgcgataccatccttaccagctgctttgttggttttgagctggtgaatggcatccttaacttccctcagcgtgggagttggttcatttccgtcctccgctgcactggcgtcgtcgtttcttccgttgccgtgggctcccgtgcctacgttctccacgccgttcaggtgctgatcgaagtgctgcttccacttttcgatcacctcacgtccgtccgtcaagaggcctccgtctttatccctgcatatttcggctcgtggcacgaagccgttgcgggatgcgttgagcttctgatagaacttccgtgtttcttgggaacggcacagcagttccatttcttcacactccgcttcttccaggcggcgctttttctctcgaaagaggcgggtctgctgtttccgcttctgtttgtaacgttccacgttctgtcgagtcccttgctgcagcattaccgccctcgctgcgttcttctcctccaaaaccgttctgcactcttcgtcgaaccattcgttccgtcgattccgttccacgtactcgatggtgctctcggctgcgtcgttgatggctgcttttactgtactccagcagtcctctagaggggcctcatcgagctcgccctcgtctggcaatgcggcctcgagattctgcgcgtatgctgaggcgacatccggttgcttcagtcgctctaggttgtaccgtggcggtcgccggtatcgtacattgttgatgacggagagttttgggcgcagtttgaccatcaccagatagtggtcggagtcgatgttggcgccacgataggtcctaacgtcgataatgtcggagaagtgccgtccgtcaatcagaacgtggtcgatttgagattccgtctgctgtggtgatctccaggtgtaacgataagggaggctgtgttggaaaaaggtgctacgtatggccatatttttggaggcggcgaaatcaatgagtcgtaggccgttttcgttcgtctgctggtgggcgctgaacttaccaatcgtcggtctgaattcctcctcttgactacctgagcgttcaaatctcctatgatgatcttgacgtcgtggcttgggcagcggtcgtactcgcgttcgagctgcgcgtaaaatgcgtccttgtcatcatcagtacttccggagtgtgggctgtgtacgtttattatgctgaagttgaagaatcggcctcaacctgcacattctttcgtcgatcggccaccaaccgatcacgcgcctctgcatatcacccatcacgatgaaagctgttcccagctcgcgtgtgttgccgcagttctggtagatggtatgatttgattacctctaaacgttcgcaccatggatcctgtcccacacacctcctgcagcgctacgatgccgaacccgcggtccttcagtagatcggcgagtatgcgggtgctctcaatgaagttgagagatcggcagttccacgtaccgagtttccaatcgcaagtgctttttgttcgctggggtcgttgccgttgttctcggttcgtattattctgttgctgattttccgttacaatgttttttttacggctggctcgtagggcctgacaccagccccctactttccggaggaccatagtgcacagttgagcttagagtccttccatggcactcggacgtagatcagccgctcctaacatggggatcagacgctgttgtgagccgctcctcctggagaacagacgctcaggtttgccgaagcaaacccccccccccccttccctgtcagcctacgaccaaagctcccaccggggttggttacccgatcttccctaaggttgctcatagtttccggccggtaccgcgtagaggtagggataggagttgctgagcaGAGACTAGAGGAAcataatgggatctgaattgcgcagcatacccagcctttaccgtgctcattctaccatggacagggtagaaaagtgacagcagcaaaCGCAATATgtatatctggagctcgatttgaataggtcgtatgtgctttcgtcgatataaaattcgatcagttggattcgcttcttatGGCAGAAACTGTTGAAATTCATCAACATTAATACATACAagcgattccttacaaaacaggctttcaattttatcattaaaagccaCCAAAATATCCATATTTCAACTAttgctaaaataaactgatcgaattttatatcgacgaaagcacatacgacctattcaaatcgagctccagatatacATATTTAGTAgaattagggtggggcggggcaagatgggtcccctaaggatggatcaccatagctttgtaaatacaaatcgtattggtttgtatttatCCGCTACTCTTTAGTACACTAGTTAGCTattctaaaagtcgataaaaagttcattaaatacaaaatatgatgttaaacaagcaattttaaaaagtgatcgattttgcgccgtgaaaaaagtgctggGCAAGATGAGTCACCTttcaagtaattcacattttctcaacgaaaaacgtcaaaatataagatttgttccgcattcatatatgctccatatccatactgattaaacaagagctactagtaaacattttataagtttatttggaatataaaaaaaaaactacgatttgagtggtcctaaggcgacttggaaatcaatgttttcactaaaaaattatcataattttatgttataattttgtgcgttcattccgcttgattgaagtcatttattagatagtcttgtaataaaaaataaataacttttgaatgctccaaaaatacgttcaaaattgaaggtgacccatcttgccccgcggccgtttatatggagattatatgaaatgtatcgcataagaaaaatggctaaaaccatttctggagctcgatttgaatcggtcgtatgtgctttcgtcgatataaaattcgatcatttGGATTCCCTTCTTATAGCGGAAACTgttgaaatttaacaaaattaatacATATAGACGATTCCTTACAAAACCGGCTTTCGGTTTCATCATTAAAAGCCATCGAAATATCATCCATATTGCTGCtattactaaaataaactgatcgattcGGATGATAAGAAAACACAATGCCTTCAACTTTTGTCTCCTTTATTCGGAGTAAGCTCTGTTTGAACACTGATTACAACATTTAAATAACTGTTTACCTAATCGTGGTTTGTCGTAATATTTTTACTGCCATACTATACCGATCAGCTATCCAGATCAATTGACAAATAACCATCTGAAACGTTTGAGCTGGAGGCGGCTGTCTGTGTCGGGTTTCGTTTAATTGTTACGATCCGGCGAGTACCAATCGGAACTATCGAActtggaaggttttctttcttttgTAATCCACCAAAACTATCAGTGGGAAAAAAGCCGGAGCTTGGTGGTTTGGTAAATATCGAAAACTTATCACTTAGATCACTACGGGTTTTGGTGAGTGTTCCCGCGGAGCTTTTCTTATCCAAAGCAGTCGCACTTAGCCCCTTACGGAACAAGACTGGATGCAAGCCGAAAGCAGCCGATTTAATGGGAAGATAAGGTGAGTCCGATTCGACAATCCTTCGTACCTTTTCTGCCATCGGGGTGGACTTGTTCATGTCCGAATCGTCAATCGGACGCTTCCGTTTCGCTTCCTGTTCCGGAGTGTTGAGCACAACGCTCGCATCGGAATTGTCCTCGTCGATGTCAGCTTTTCTCCTCGATAAAGCTTTTACTTCTTGCTGAAGTTTATGCATCTCACTATCCGCCGTGGATAGTTTGTCTTCCAGAGCTCTGCATTTGGCGCGCTCTTTGTGCAGATCGTTTTGGTACATCTTGAGTCGATCCCGCAGCTCGTTTCTTTTGAATTCACTGGCCTGCAGTTCTCGCTTCAACGAGGCGGCCAACACGGCCAATGTTTGGGGATCGTTATTGCTGGCCAGTAGCCCTTCAATTTCCTTGCTAGAAGAATCAATCACCATCCCTACGGTCTTCATGAGCCGGACCTGATTTTCTAGCTTCTTTAATTCTTCCTTTAGTTTCTTATTTAGAGAGTTTTCTGTACGAAGTTGGTCAATCTCGAATCGCAAGCCCACCGTAAGGGTATCTTGACTCTTGATCGTATTCTCCAGCGAAGCCActaattttttcatctttttccgCTCCAGCTTGTGGGCCTCTTGTGCATCTTCTAGGTTTTTCAGTTTAACCTCCTTCTCGCGTAATGTAAGTTTTAGATTATCAAAGTTCTGCTGCAGCAGCGCATTGTCGCCGGGATTATCCGCAACGGTAGTGATTTTCAGGTATATCTTGATTAAACTTTTAGCTATGCATTTGTTACGGCACTCAGGACATGTCTTGGACCTGGAACAACAGAATAGTTGATTATTTTGCAACTAAAGTTACAAAACTTAAAAGGTGAGTCGCGATTGATTCATTGAGAACCACTGGTGTGAACTTTGTTTTCCACCCCACTTACCGCTCAAGCCACTGGAGAATGCAAACGTAGTGAAATGCATGGCCACAAGGCGTCACGTGAATATCGTCCGAAGACACGAAAATATCGGTACAAATAGTGCACGAGAAGGCCATCGCCCAGAAAATTATTTCTTCGTCTAAACTTTatcataaaatttaaataaatacaAATTAAACTCTTTTTGATGACGAGCAACGGAAGATCGTTTTGTTTTGGTGAACTGAATGACAGTGGCggtcaaggagaatacattttactaaggtggcgcagataaacattgcaaaccactggttgtctcttccactcttctggtgttcttatgcaactaaaatagtgacgtcactatttcagttccataagaacaccagaagaatggaagagacaaccagtggtttgcaatgtttatctgcgccaccttagtaaaatgtattctccttgagtGGCGGTAGCTGACAGCCACGGTTATCGGTTACTCATGAGTGCCTGGCGTTtgaaagggtgccgaaaatagCTCACCGAAAACTAGACTCGCCGACTGCATGTTAGGCAATGGGCCTTTTTATTAagttttcaaattgtctaaaatgtatgtttgcttaattttttttatggataACAGACTATTTCAGTAGAAGGCAGCGTCCATTtaatacgtaacgctaaaatcggcatttttcaaacacccccccccccctcccccctccgtaacgctttttgtatgaaaatcttaaaatttttgtatgggccgtaacgcttggccgcactccccccctccccctagagcattacgtaatttgtggacggcgccgaatatgcatagcatacattaacattacacagatttgccggttgttacactcattatttgagttataacagagaaattcattcgatgccgaacgagcgtgcgtgagcttgtgagtgcgaaacaaagtggcatctgcgacggcgcagcaccgtcggttcatcggtgacgatgacagtcgggctgagcgacgacgacggcgccttgtttccattgacgattgaaaacattgtttacaaacttcgtctgaaaatttcaattgaaatggaaaatgtagggccctggaaCTAACAGTTCAGCGAGCTCTTAACCTGGATCCTCGCCtggatccggcaaaactgtttttcgatagaatcctctgtcgttttcgtttttgcggtggtgctactagcggcgtcatggtcgcaattttttccgcagtcaagttcgcagattgtgaacaatcctcggtacccacttacgtaatttatgtttggtcccttactgtcagagctgtcagatccgtgtaacacgctaaatataatttacacaaaaggcaatttacacggaaaaaatacacgatAATGAATATtattttattgggtaccggactggacacaaaaaatttaatggttttctttggtacatcgaggtcttgaaattagtctatggtgctacaccggtgcagcacttttgcaccgaaataTCCGTTTttgatgtcgttttcgtttttgcggtggagctacaccggtgcagcacttttgcaccgaaagtgttcgtttttgattttcgtgctgcaccggtgtagcactttttctgcaccgctcaagatagtgcagcactcaaatgtcgttttcgtttttgcggtggagctacaccggtgtagcacttttgcaccgaaaatgttcgtttttgattttcgtactacagtccggattcgctggttgggtcacgactgcgccccgattagcgaatcgtgttcgttcgttggggcaactgacaactgatcaaaatgctctagacacacgcaagtgacgagatatacgtcacggaacactcacatacttgcgcaaacgttctgtatacaggagctgtgatgcgacggcggtcagacgtcaaactcgttttgacatttaTTTAggcattgacagtgctttttagttgggttttgccccaaccagtgaacattcaaccatcgagacagcccatctaacgagctctcaacgaacgaatcgtcactgtacaccggtgcagcactttttctgcaccgcgcatgatagtgtagcactcaaaaaatcgggagtgtagcaggggcacgccgtgtccaccaatcagcgtttgcaaagttgtcaatattttggtgtttatacacgcacaccaatgcaactgcaccgaaaatgttcgtttattctgcaaaaagtgtagcacgaagcggtgtagcaccgccgcaaaaacgaaaacgacaaaaaattcgagagtgtagcgggtgtacaccgtgtccaccaatcaacgtttgcaaagttgtaaatattttggtttttattcacgcacaccaatgcaactgcaccgaaaatgttcggttttgcagtgaaaagtgtagcacaaAGCGATGTAGCACCGCCACAAatgcaccggtgcagcactttttccaCATTTCAAGCACGCAGCCATTCGGTGAGTTCCActttaaataattttgttacacACCCCTGGTGCAGGCTACTCAGCTGTCAAACAATCACATTGTTTACATTCTGCACGAGCAGACCGAGCAAAGCGTTCAGAGGATTCAGGTCACTTTTCTTTAGTATTTTAACAAGTTTTGTTTTATTGAATAAAAGTTGCGTTTCTATCATGGCTAGCAGAACGTTTATGTTGCTAGGACAAGTGATGCCTTGTGTTAAACAAAACGCTTCCAAAATTCGAATCCGCCGAATGGAACTGGACACCAATCTAAACATGGTAATTTCACACCGGTGTGTTTTGGTTGCATAATGAATCAATGTTTGACCAGGAGTTGTTTCTTGTTTCCCCTTTCAGTATTTCAAAAAGGACGAGTTCTACTTTGTACATGACCCGACGAAGAAGTGCAAAACCGGTGACGTTGTTCTCATCAAGGAGCTCCCACAGAAGCTAACCCGATTGATTACGCACACCCTGGAGGAAATAGTGTACCCGCTTGGAGATGTGACGGATCCCATCACAGGCAAGAAAGTTACAGCAGGAAAGTATCGCGAAGACGTTGAGGACGCAAATCGGTTGTTCGGCAAATCTAGTGAAGCGTTCGACTACGATAAGGCGCCACCTAGAGGCCGCCTGGAAGGCACACGAGATTTCACCCACGGAGAGACGTACATCAAATATCACGAAGATGGAAAGGATCAACCGTTCGCGGTGTGAAGATGCAAGGCCGAAGGTCATCGGGAATGAAAACAGTACCATTGAACATTTTGTTTTAACTACCAGTGTACATTTGGGGGAATACAGCTTAGAGTTATCTTAAACACTAGAAACTGGGTTATTCTATATGTACATGCAACATAACAAGAAAGCCTTAGGGGCTGGAGGAAAACAGATCGATAAACCGAGCACACGTGAGGTCACTGTTCCTTTTTGTACTAGCAAAATCTACTTACCGCCGTTGCGACGCGAGAACATATCCTACTCGTCTAAACCGAGAAATTCTCTCTCGAGGGCTGCCCCCATCATGTTCCAGTCGCCGTCGTCCACATCATCCACTGGGTCGTCGCTGCCCGCACTGTTGGAACCCATGTCCAAATCCGAGGGCAGACCACATCCTCTTCGGAACTTGCTGCTAGGACTTTCGTCATCATCCGAGCTGAGGTTGGTCTGGCTGTTGTCGTTATCTTCCGTT contains the following coding sequences:
- the LOC109405167 gene encoding E3 ubiquitin-protein ligase TRAIP — protein: MAFSCTICTDIFVSSDDIHVTPCGHAFHYVCILQWLERSKTCPECRNKCIAKSLIKIYLKITTVADNPGDNALLQQNFDNLKLTLREKEVKLKNLEDAQEAHKLERKKMKKLVASLENTIKSQDTLTVGLRFEIDQLRTENSLNKKLKEELKKLENQVRLMKTVGMVIDSSSKEIEGLLASNNDPQTLAVLAASLKRELQASEFKRNELRDRLKMYQNDLHKERAKCRALEDKLSTADSEMHKLQQEVKALSRRKADIDEDNSDASVVLNTPEQEAKRKRPIDDSDMNKSTPMAEKVRRIVESDSPYLPIKSAAFGLHPVLFRKGLSATALDKKSSAGTLTKTRSDLSDKFSIFTKPPSSGFFPTDSFGGLQKKENLPSSIVPIGTRRIVTIKRNPTQTAASSSNVSDGYLSIDLDS
- the LOC109405141 gene encoding small ribosomal subunit protein uS17m, translated to MASRTFMLLGQVMPCVKQNASKIRIRRMELDTNLNMYFKKDEFYFVHDPTKKCKTGDVVLIKELPQKLTRLITHTLEEIVYPLGDVTDPITGKKVTAGKYREDVEDANRLFGKSSEAFDYDKAPPRGRLEGTRDFTHGETYIKYHEDGKDQPFAV